ctcctcctgcttcttcctcGTCTCGTTCTCCTGCTCCGCGTCCTGCCGGAGCGAGGCGGTGGCACCAGGAGCCGGCCCGCCTCGAgacccccaccccctcccccgGGCCCCTCCTGGACCCCCCCCCGTACCTTGTAGGAGCGGATGAAGCGGACAAAGACCGGGAAGAACACAGACGGGGGGGTGGTCTTGGGGCTCTCGCCGAAATACCGCACCACCGTGTTGTAGGCGTCCTGGCACGGGGACGGGCGGTGAGCGAGGTGCTGAGCNNNNNNNNNNGTGCAAAGGCAGGTGTGCAAAGCCAGGCGTGCATGGGGGGCGTGCAAAACCAGGTGTGCAAGAGGAGTATGCAGAGCCAGGTGTGCACAGGGAGCGTGCAAAGCCAGGCGTGCACAAAGGGGTGTGCAAAGCCAGGCGTGCACAGGGGGGTGTGCAAAGCCTGGTGTGTGTGCATGGCCAGGTGTGCACAGGGAGCATGCAAAGCCTGCTGTGCACAGGGGGTGTGCAAAGCCAGGCGTGCATGAGGAGCGTGCAAAGCCAGGTGTGTGTGCACGGCCGGATGTTCACGGGGAGCGTGCCGGGCCGTGCATGCGGACCGTGCCAAGCGAGGCGTGCACGAGGGGCACGCGCAAGTGCGAAGAGGAGCAAGGCATGCAGAGCAAGGCACGCACACGGGCCTGCAAAGCAAGGCGAGCGTGCCAAGGGGTGCGGGAGGGCCTCTCTTGTCACAGCGAGGCGTGTGACAAGGCACGcacggggggctgggggggggcacgcAAAGCGGTGCACGCACGAGGCGCACGCGAGGCATTGCACGCGTGCCAAGGCGCGCACGGGGGCCGTGCCCGGCGGCTCGGCGCCCCCACCTCGGCTGTCCGCGCGTCCTtctgcagccgctccagcttGCCCTCGCTGGCGGCCAGGAACGCCCGCAGGACGCCGTTCTCGTGCAGCCCACACTCCCGGCGCAGCAGCTCCATGCCCCGGCCCAGCTCCTTCACGTCCAGCAGCACGTTCTCCAGGGACActgcggggacagggacgggtCAGGGCGGCCCCGAGGCCACGGCGGGCGGCTGGAGGTTGGGGGACGGACGGCGGGGGGGGCACCTGCGGCTGCCTTCTCCACGaagtgcagctcctgccagaagGTGGCCAGCTCGGGGTACTTCTCCCGCACCGTCAGCGCGATGAAGTGCAGCAGCGTCATCTTCCTGTCCGTGGACTTGGTGTCCAGGAGCTGCGGGGCCACGCGAGGGGTGGGGGAGGTTACGGGGTGTAAAAGGGGACACCCCCACGTCCCCCACACCCCTGTGCTGCGTAGCCCCGGGGTAGGGGCTGCTCACCAAGTCCAGGCTCTGCAGCTTGAAGCCGTAGACGGCGCCGCGTTTGCTGCTGTTCATGTAGTTGCCCAAAGCCAAGATGATCTGCGGGGGGGGAAGCAcagtggatggggggggggggggccgggatGAGCCCCCACAAACGGGACCCTCACATCCAGCTATGGCGAGGATGGAGAGGGAAGaccaccccccccccgtgcccaccTCCAACATGTGCTTCAGCTTCTGGGAGGACTTGACGGAGGCCGAGGCTGCGATGATGGCattgagctgctgcagggggacaggagaacagagggggggggggggctcagcggGGTGCACGGCCGCGGAGGGACCCCTCCGGGTGCCCTCCCCCGGGACTCCGTACCGGCGTCAGCATCTGCAGGTTCTCAGCGAAGTTGCCCAGGAAGGCCATGATGGCCATGCGCTGCGGCAGCCGCTCCACCTTGCTGAACTGCAGCATGAAGCGGTCCTCGTCCGCCAGCTCCTCCAGCGGCTTGCGCTCCCGCTCGTACTGCCGCAGCGCCTTCACCTCCGCCTCGGTGGGCAGGAACCGCATCAGGCACTCCACGAAGTCCACCGGCAGCGTCGCCAGGTCGAACCTGCCCCAAACCGCGCACGTCGGGACCCGGACTCCCCCTTCCCCAAGCCTCATCCCCCATCGCCCCAGAAGGATTTGGCCCCGTGGTGCCGAGAccaggcccccccccccccgttgcCCGTACGTGTGGATGGCCCTGCAGATCTCCTCGGTGCCTCGGCCGGCCTTGCGCAGGGTGATGGCCAGGTTCTTGGCCCGGTTGGCTTCCAGCAGCGTCACCTTGCTGGCGGCTTTGTGCGACGCCTTGTTCTTGGCGCACACCAGGTCGAGGGCCGGGCCCTGCGCCTTGGTCTTGAAGAGCTCCTCGAAACGCTCCAGGTCGAGGTCCTGGGgtgttaaatttttattttttgggggggctcAGCGGTGGCACCAGCGTCcccctcctgccaccagccccgtCCCCCTCCGAGCCGCTGCGGCCCCGCGCTCACCTCCAGCACCCGCTCGTCGTCCAGCTCGCTGAACACCGTCCCGCTGATCTGGTTGGGCTTCAGCGCCGTCCAGTTGAAGACGGGCAACCGAAATTTGGTCTTGATGGGCTTCTTGATCCGGATGGCTGCCGGGGGCACGCAGGAGCCAGCTCAGCCTCCCCCGGGGCGCAGGGACGCATCCCgagccctccccccccccccgcaagcCACCCAGCCCTGGAGAAGCAGTCCCCACGCTGTCCCCTTGCCCTGGGCCACCCGACCCCATCGCCACGGTGCCCGCACCCTTCCCATGGCTGTGGCAGCCCTGGTCCTTGCAACCCGTCACCATCTCCTGCCACGCTGCCCATGTCCCCGCTCCCTGtgccctccctgtccccatttCCATGGTCCTTGAACCCtccttgtccttgtccccaCGGTCCCTGCACCCTCCATCCCTATTTCCATGGTCCCTGAACcctccctgtccttgtccccatgGTCCCTGCACCCGCCCTGTCCCCACCCCCATGGTCCCTGCACCcgccctgtccccgtccccatggTCCCTGCATCCTCCATCCCCATTTCCATGGTCCCTGCACcctccctgtccttgtccccacaGTCCCTGcaccctccctgtccccatttCCAGGGTCCCTGcaccctccctgtccccattcaccctccctgtccccaacccCCCGACCCCTGGTCCCTCCCCACCTACCCGAGAGCCCAACGGTGAGGGCGATGGAGGGCGAAGCCCCGGGCAGTGGCGGGGCCGGC
The genomic region above belongs to Oxyura jamaicensis isolate SHBP4307 breed ruddy duck chromosome 33 unlocalized genomic scaffold, BPBGC_Ojam_1.0 oxy33_random_OJ71630, whole genome shotgun sequence and contains:
- the LOC118158629 gene encoding formin-like protein 3, encoding PSGVVSPSRPTADKCPPAPPLPGASPSIALTVGLSAIRIKKPIKTKFRLPVFNWTALKPNQISGTVFSELDDERVLEDLDLERFEELFKTKAQGPALDLVCAKNKASHKAASKVTLLEANRAKNLAITLRKAGRGTEEICRAIHTFDLATLPVDFVECLMRFLPTEAEVKALRQYERERKPLEELADEDRFMLQFSKVERLPQRMAIMAFLGNFAENLQMLTPQLNAIIAASASVKSSQKLKHMLEIILALGNYMNSSKRGAVYGFKLQSLDLLLDTKSTDRKMTLLHFIALTVREKYPELATFWQELHFVEKAAAVSLENVLLDVKELGRGMELLRRECGLHENGVLRAFLAASEGKLERLQKDARTAEDAYNTVVRYFGESPKTTPPSVFFPVFVRFIRSYKDAEQENETRKKQEEVMREKMLAQEAKKQEKVSGAGPGAGVSDMG